Part of the Citrus sinensis cultivar Valencia sweet orange chromosome 2, DVS_A1.0, whole genome shotgun sequence genome, AACCACAAACCCCAGTTGaataacttaaaatgtaaCTAAAAGTCAAGATTTGACCTTACGGTCTGGTAATATTATGTCAGGGAGGCCCACGTTTAAAATGCGAGAGTTCGGCCTCCTTACACCAAGCAAGAGAAGCAAGAGGTGTCGGGTGTCACACGTGGCAGCGGAAGCAGCAGTTGGAAAAAGCGATCACTGGTCAGTCATCATCCACGTGGCAGAATCAGACacaatcccaaaaaaaaaaaacccgcAAATTTTGAAACTTCTAATAAATCCAAACGAGGGATTAGCGGACAAATAACCAAGTTTAATGATCTTATCAGCCAATCAATATAACTCAAATCCTTTACTTATGCTAAACCCAAAACTGCTAATCATTCCCAAAAGGTTACCATAAACGGCATCACTTTCACTCGCCTTTAAATccgattttctttttcttttctctttcctttttttatttttttaattttgtaaaaatacagccttttttattatttattcttcgCTCGTTGATTTTTCTCACctgaaaaactaaaaatattataaaaatgaaaaataacttcTAGGAAATTAATCATTTCGATTCTACTACAGAATGCAAAATATTGTCCGTACGAGATGATCGAACTTGAATTCAAGCTTAAATCGAGCTGAGATTGaagtgaaaagaaagaaaataattttttttttaaaaaaaagctgCTAATTTTTTCGGCGAGGAGAAGACGGAAATGATGTCGTCGGCGCCGGACATTGCTGATATCTTAGACAAATCGAGGGAGCTCGATCGGTTGAGAAAAGAACAAGAGGATGTGCTCcttgaaatcaacaaaatgCACAAGAAGCTGCATAATAGTATGTCTTcttaaactttaattaattaattaattttttattttaatgtatgtatgtatgcatatGTTTATGTAATGTACGTTTATTTTTGCTTTGGGCAGCTGATGATGATTTGAAATATTGATGCTTGGTTACAGTGAGAATGATAGGCTTGTGTTAAATTGATTAATGCTCTTGTTCTTGAGGATACTTCATGGTTTTACTggattgtgtgtgtgtgtgtgtggctACGTTCAAGAATTGTTGTTTAAAGTTCTATTCGCTGAGAATTAGCTAAAACTCTGAGGTTATGCTTGATGGGTTTGTGTTGTGTGACTAATGGGACTATTGTGTTTGAATTCACTTTATTATGATTGAGCTGAATTAGGTTGAGATTAGCATTTATATTGAGGTATGATTGTTGGGTTGTTTTCTGCGGATGCATATTTTGAAGATATTAAGTCTGTGAAAACTACTAGCTGGTTGTTTATGGTGGTCTAGATCGGTACTGTAGTTTAAGGGACCATCAGAAGGTGAGAATTTTGGAGTTCTAAATGGTTGATAAAGAAAAGGTGGAATAGTTTGAAGCATGGGTTATTTTGGGGAAAGTTGTGAACATTTTTTTGTGAAGAAGCTTAAGTGAGCTTATTAGGCCTAATCAGGGCTGATAAATAGATAAACCTGAAGTTAGTTGGTGTTCCAGGATGGTGTTTGTTTAGATACAATCATAAATGATTTCATGCATTTTGGTTGGACAAGCAGAAGTGCCTTGATTGAGTTCAAATAAGCATTTTAATGCTTTCTTATTGTAATTTGTTCTACTCTATTAGTTCAACGAGTTTCCTTTGATAGGAAGgacatttttaataaattcagtGGTTTCACTCCTTCCCGCTCATAAGACAAATAAGTGGTTTTCCAGCTACTTTCTTTGATACTTACCTCAATTCACTATAATATGGTTCTATATTTATGGTGGTTAATGTTGTGTTATATGCATCTTACGTCACATGTCAGTGTCCGCTGATCTCCTGCAATAAATTCCTTTATTTAGCTTTTTAGTAGTTAATGATTATAAGTATTTGGGATCCCTAACCTTGCtcttgtataattaatttttgctcTACAAAATTGTAATGTAGTTAATGATAATGTGGGAATTGCTCCCAATGGATAATCAGGAGgtcaaaaattaatgacacttttaaaaaatgatggaTGGATAGTTATATCAACATTGAAACATATATGAGCGACAGTTCAGCTTAACTGCATGCGGATTTAAGAAATTCTTGATGCAATATGGTAAGGGCGATCCATTTGGAAAATGATGGGTTACCTAATATTAATTGCACCTAATCGTTCTTTAATACTTACAATCATGCTTGGAACAAGGCCTTGTTCATAACCAAGTCAAAATGCAAGGTGGGACTCATTAAATACACACACGACTGTGGGatggtttttgttttcttctggATGTTAACAGTTGTAATTGTTTCGCATCAAATCtaatcttttgtttgtttatacAGCTCCTGAGGTGATTGAGAAACCTGGTGATAATTCTTTAACGAAGCTGAAAAGTTTATATATTCAGGCGAAAGAACTTTCAGAAAATGAAGTCCAGTATGTTCGTTACCCATATCATGAATCTGATGACATCTGCTGTATTGCTTTCCTTTTCCTGTTTCCCTTTTTTCATTCCCTTTTAatgttaatgaaaataatagaacCAAATGTTGAGGTTAAGAGGATTGGGCAGTTTGTTGACTTTTGCAAACATGCAGTCTGCTTGTAGTTCTTATATGGTTCATTTTGCTAACATGCAGTCTACTTGTAGTTCTTATATGGttcattttattgtttgatGATTGTGTTTAACCTATTGTTTCTTGAATTTCATATAGTGTTTCCAACTTGTTGGTTGGTCAGCTAGATGCTCTTTTACCATCTGGAGCTATGGGACAGCAACGGAGAAGAATAGGTGTGTACTACAGTCAATATATCTCATACAATACATATGTGTCTGCTGTAATTTTTTGGAACCTGTCTGCAAATCTTCAGCAATATATGCTGTACTTTAGTCAgtctatattttaatttttccagtCCTTTCTGTTTTGACGATATATGTCTGGAATGTGTATTTTTGGTTGAGTGCCCGAGGGGTGATTATCCTGCTTTGTTGAGTATTCAAATCTGTTAGGCAGTGGTTTTTCTACACTACCTAGTGAAATTGTCAAATACGGATTAGGATCTaaacttattaattttgaCATGGGAACATTGAATGCGTGGCATATACcgaaattgtaaaatttatttcacttCCACTGGAATACGAAATAGCGGCTTTTATGAAACTCTATTTACTTtgttcctttagctaattttaCATATGTTGCAGAAGGTGGTGATCAGAAAAGGAAACGAATGAAGAATGATTCTGATATCTCAAGACTTTCTCCTTCTATGCGAAATCAACTTGATACTTGTGCTAGTCTAAAGGGTGAACAGGTATGCATTTAGCTTCATGGaagttaaaaatttgtgattgctgctttatattaaaaacaaatctaTTGAATGACTTTTTGGAACTTTTTCTCTTCTGCTTAATGATCAATTGAGCAATTCCATCTCATCCTTAAGTTGAGGAGGTAAGTTTTCTGTTTATTCAGGTGGCAGCTAGGGTGACAGCTGAGAATGCTGACAAGGACGAGTGGTTTGTTGTGAAAGTAATGCATTTTGATAGAGAAACCAAAGAGTAAGTACAATTCCCAGACATAATAAAAGACACTTGATCTTTTCAGCTTTCCCTAGATGGCAACACTGTTCACTATGGGAATACATGATATCATCATTCACATTTTGTTAATAACATGATGTGTGTTTAGTATGTCTTCTCGAGGGAAATGGAGATCACAATCAGTTATATAATCCGGGGCAAGTAATTCTTCTGATGTAGATTGAGCCTATTCAACGGTTTAGATATGTATAGTACTTGGAAATAACACCTGGATATTGAGACTAGGCCTTCAATCATTTTCAATCCCTAATAAAGTATGGATTAAGACCAATTGGaccacatatatatatacacgaaTTACTGGAAACTAAATTCCTTCCAACCCATGAAAATAGAGTTCGAAACTCACTCTTCTTGTGACACTCCAATAGATTTTACCATCTAAACTAACTAGCACCCatgatgtaatattttatgtttttttttatatatattttggggagtcttttttattagattcatatttggTAAGAAATTTGAGTCTTCCTTTTCTTGCTTAGGTGAGATTCTCTTTCTATATCTAAGCGTACTCAGGCAGTAAGGTTTGCTCTGTATAAATCCAGTGTTTACCTTACATGTTTAATCATCCTTTTGAATAGAATTCTTATTTTCCATGGGGATTCCTTGAAACTTTGTGTTTCATTTGTCTTTACCATGTTTTCCACTTTGTTAACccacatatttaataataattagatcaaatttgaatttatgtaTCTGAAGGTTCATGCATAATCTGGAATAAggattcctttttttttatatataattttttacatattGTTACTCTGTTTCTAGATTTGAAGTACTGGATGAGGAGCCAggtgatgatgaagagggTGGTGTGCAAAGGTAACTTCTGTACATTGATATCTTGTTTacattttgaacattaaaataattttaccttGTTCATTTATGCTAGAAGatatattgtaatttattacTCATCTCATGCTGCATTAAAAACTACTTTGCTTCTGATTGATGATTTCTGGGTTAAacttcttttcaaattttaattataaaagagaGACCCCCATGTGTACCACAAAGCCTGTGGTGAGAACTTGTATGGTTTTGATTCCAGCTAGAAATGTAGAAGGCAATCTTcggttcttttcttttattaatttgataagtATGGGAAATTGCCTCAGCTGAACAAAGTTCATTGTGTCATTGTTACTTTCAGAAAGTACAAGCTGCATATGTCATTTATTATACCTTTCCCGAAGCGAAATGATTCTAGCATCCCGGAATTCCCCCCTGGACGACATGTTTTGGCTGTTTATCCAGGAACAACTGCACTCTACAAGGCAACTGTTGTTAGTACCCCTCGAAAGGTGACTATTCCATCTATCCACCATAACGAATTGATACctattctttaattattttcctgTTGGTGCAATGGCCTGAAACTGACTATTATTGTATTGTGAATGCTGTGGGGGTGCCCTCAACAATTCTGAATACTTGCAGAGGAAAACAGATGAGTAAGTGATATCCTTCTTGTGTTTCATCTTATTTTGCAGATTTTGGATTTGGTTCTTGaatatcatataattaattaatttgtcttCGCTCTGTCTAATTTTGGAAGTTTTCTGGGGTCTTGCCTCAAGTTtctctaattatttattaacctCAGTGTTGTATTCATAATCATGTTTTTATTGAGCAGTTATTTGCTGGAATTTGATGATGACGAGGAAGATGGAGCTTTGCCGCAGCGGACAGTACCCTTCCACAATGTGGTTCCCTTGCCTGAGGGACATCGCCAATGAATTCTTACTGTTGATAaacatgtataaatttataggAGTTTATGTTGACTTTGAAGACTTTGACATATCCTTATTATGTGTTTGGTAATGAAGAATTTGCATCCCGGActtcttattattttgtgtTATATGGTGCTTTCATTGATCAGGAAAATCTTTCCCCTCTCTGACATATCAAATGACTGGTGTTTGCATTTGACCCTGTTACCAATGAAGCCGAACATTCTGGAGTGTAATTTTTAGTTCCAGAAATTTCATTGACTTGTTGCGGAGTTTGGTTTAAATATCGATACATCTCCTTGGTCCTATAGCATTGGTGTTCTTAGAATTTCTCCGTGAAGAGCTTCTTAATTCCCTGATTTGCATGCGTGTGAATCTCGGAGGACTTTTTATTGAGAAAGTTCTTGTGACACATTCACCGGAAGTTCATCGATTGATGCCAATTTGCAACAACCCAGCAAACTTCCAGGATGTGCAGAATGCCGAATAGCTCTGGAAAAAATGGCCATATATGAAAACTGCCATTCCCAGAAATGCCAATCACTGTCGGATGCATCAGAGTATCGCCATCAACAGCAAAAAAGAAGTTGGTGACTTATAAGTGCCGCACGGGTTGCTGTGCAAAGTAATCACCCTGTGTCAGTGTGCGCAGCCGCACTTGGCTCGTTTAGTTATATGAGAGTATAGAAGCAAAGGCAGGAAAGGAAAGCTTTGCACTTGCCCTTAGAGCCTCAAACCCCAAAGACGGCTGGCCGAAGAAAGACTGCagcttaatttattattattcttattattattattttcagaaGAAAGACGGGACAAATTATTAATCGTTTCCCTAGATTTaccttactataaaaaagtattataaaatttaaatttattttattttccacaCAATAAATGCCATTCCATTTCTATTAGCCATTTACTAAGAAGAATTATccttacaaaattgaaaaaaaaaaagtaaacataaattatagcaggaataattttataaggataattttgtcattttgataGACAATTACCAcatattgtaaataatatgtgaAAAATCgaccaaatttaaatttttgcaatatttttcaaataaaataatttttgagtaAATGGCTAATAATTTCTCTATAATATTGAGATTAAGAATTTCGTAAATTTTTTGGTTAGTTAATCTCGGGCTTCTTGATGCGGGCCTAGCCTAGTTGAGCTCAggcttacaaaattaaaactggACCAAGCTGATATTGTTGGATCAGATTTTCGTTAAAACTCACTACTTTACTTAGATTAATAAAAAGGAGATTACCAATTTCTCATCtacagtaatcaacatatattattttcccctctgttgtttttataatagccAAAAACCCCCCTATAGCATAAATCTTTaatattactcttattttcaactactcttttatttatatttattataaattaaataaatcacatgaatagaaactaaataaaaaattaaacatgaaaaacaagaaatatatgttttgatatgagaaaaaaattaataatataattttttttatacttatttattttgtgaaaattttcttatagaCAGTAAGGCCATGTGTTTGCAATTACATTAACAAGTCCCTTTTACCTGTCATTGATAAATATCATTAGCCTACCATCATCCAAGTAATTATGCAGGTGCTCCATAAATCAGCCTCATGTCTCTGTATTCTCAATCTCACAAACATATAATGCCAACGAAACAATCCCATTCTTAATGCAGGTGCTCCATAAACCAGCCCCATGTCTCTGTATTCTCAATCTCACAAACACATAATGTCAACGAAACAATCCCATTGTTAGCATCCATACTAATGGCAGCTAACAGCACTCCACCATACTTACCCTTCAAGTGACATCTATCCACTCCAATAAAAGGCTTACAAACAATGAGAAAAGCATTTTTCTGTGTaggaaaggaaacaaaaaacttTTGGAATAAAACCTTGTTAGGTATAGAGACAACATCATACAACACTTTGCAAATTGTACTTGGATCAGCTTTCTGAATAGCTACAACATACTGAAACAATTTTTGATATCCCTTGGAATGATCCCCAAATACCTCAAGTCTTGCCTTCACTCTAGCCCTATACAATGTCATCTTTCCAATTTTCAACCCAAAAGTATCTTGTATATAATTCTTTAAGATATCGATCTTCACATTGGGATCAACCGTAAtttgattctttattttaCTAGCAACCCACGTCAAAGTTACTTTTACTGTTTTATTAGTAAGTCTGCAGTTATGCTTTTTTATGTACTCTCACAATATAAAACCACTTATGCCATTCATTTTTGCACCAACCACATACCATGGACAGCCAGCTTGTTTACAAGTAGCCACAAATCTTCTCGGCtcactatatattattttaatagcgAACCTTTTCCTAACCCTCACCTTATTTAATATCTCTTTAAAATGAACTACATCTTTCAACACATGCCCTACTTTTAGCTTATGTTTCCTATCAGCACCCACTTTGTACTCATGTTCCTCTAGATGATTAGTCAATTGGGTAGTGCCAAGCTCAATGTCATCATCAGAAGAGttaatcacttttttttatctctttatcaacattagataaattatcatcTGAATCAGCTTCCAAGTGGCTGCCTTTAAGTCTTTCACTACCCCCACTGCCCTCATTATCCTCACTATTTGCATAAACAATAGTAGGTTCCGCAGCTCCATCAGTAACTCCATCAACAACTCTATCAAGATTAGCTTGCATAAAGTTCACATcaagatcatcatcattgCTAAGCCTTCTGTCTGAACAATCAGATAGCAATGCATCCTCATCAGATTCATCATCCCCAACaagaatatttttctcaacagCAGCATGTACCCCTACAACAGCATGCCCCCCAACACCAGCATTTTCCTCAACAGAAGCATATCCCTCAATCGAGTCATTTAGTTGAGTAATAAGCCCATCAAATAATACAACTCCTAAGTTAGTCAACAAGGCCTGAAACAAAGGAGCATCTTTGAACGGAGGGTAAAGAACTAGTACAACGTCAAACTTCAATTACACGAGCACCCAAACGCTTATGTAGTGCGACCAAACACTCCAACCTAAAGTTTGAATCTAGCACAATCTTAAGCTTATTCTCTGGGTTTGTAACATTTAACAGAATATGTGAGCTTGAGCCTAATCTGTATGCACTTATAATCGTCAATGCAACATCTTTTATTTTGGCAATAATACAATCAGGTCCAAGCGACCTAAAATTCtgtttcttatctttgaagaatATCATTAACTCCAGTTGTGTCATCCTAAACATCGAAAACAATTTAGCAGATTCAGCGattataaaatacatgcaTTACAGTAAATGTTCTTTTGGTTTTGTGAAACTACGACCAGTAAACCCCAACATCCCTAAAATAACCTATCGCTCACCAATTTATCATtaccctaaaaaattattggcaaaccaacttaataaaaattctaaggTTTCCAACAATAATGATTAACAACAATCCCcgattaacaataattaacaaaacatTGAGACTTAATAGCAAACAAATTCAACGAAACTCACTTGAAATTTGGCTGAAACCTCCTAATCGAAATGTCCAACCTTCTAACACCTCTGAATATTTGAATGAACAAAATCCAAGCTTATTTCTTTGATGAAAATATATGGAAATTGGAGAGTAACTGGCTGGATTTAAGCTTTTTCAAGCAACGAGTCAAACACGAAGGTGGATGCCGGGAATGGCAGGAAAGTAATGTTTGTTACTTGCTGGACTTAGAAAATTCATATGTATCAATTGAGTTAAATGAcgtcagttttttttttccatcggGCTAAACGACATCATTTTActctttaagaaaatatagcAATATGGTGTAGTTTTAAGTATTCAAACGAAATACCAATTTTGCCCCTTTAACGTCATCAATGTTTCAACGAAAACCAGATGGAAGTAGAAGAGTGAAGCAAAAGGGTAACTTCAGGTGGCACACtgaaaaaaaagtgtttatgtattttttataaacgcAAAACAAACAGTTGTACAATGGTAAATTtcccttttaaaaaataaaaacaaaacaaataacgaaaagacaaaaattaaagttttgtCGATTGGGTGAAATAGACTGGCTAATCGAGAAGCAGAAGCACAATCAACGACagagaatttgaatttggaagAGACAGCGGGTGATTGGGTGAATCAAGAAGCAGAGGCACAATCAGTGAGGGAGAAGTTGaggaatttgaatttggaagAGGAAGTAGATAATGGGGTGGATCTGATGAATTTTGAAGAGGGAGCGTATGATTGGGTAAATGAAGGGTTATTTTTACTTTCCTCCCTTGAGCTTTGGGTCTTTTGCACTTAAATGGCCAAGAttcatttattagtaaaaaccCCCTTACGGAATGCAAACGGTAAATCTCATATGGTTAGTTATGGgcaatttagtaatttaatttgacaagCTAACTTTTTCACATTTTAGTTGACATGAGCCCAGTGAATTGTCAAATCATTGTGAAAAAAATCGTGCCTTGTGATAATtgctataaataaaaaattgtaaaaaaatcaaagcttaaaaactttttctcttttctctgaAACTGCACGTTTCTCTTTCATGAAGCTGAGTTTCATGAAGCTCAGACGACGAAAGCTCTGTTGAGAaggcaaatttttttttaatttctagcAAAGCAGTATCTATTATTTGGGTgaagtgaagaagaaatacTAAATCCGCATCATGTCCCGCTCTGAATTTCACCGATGCTCGAAAGATTTGAATCGGTatgttgaaattaattataggTTAGTTTTGaatcaagctttttttttttgctccaTTTAGAGCGTATTGATATTATGGTGAGTTGTTTGTAAATGTCAAGTTTATGCTTCATTATTTGTTCATTGACACATCTTTGATAATGTTTATGGAACTATGAAACATAAAACCGAGAATAAATTTTCCAACGCCATTTTGGGTATTTTGCAAGCATATGGTTTTAGCTTATGTTACGGTTGATTATGCATTTGCAAGCATATGGTAATATTCatgatgtaatttttaaagtgaGTTTTAATAAGCTTGAAATAGATGATGTGCTGCATTTTTGTGCTACTACCAGTCAACTACACTTTGCATTTTCTATTTACTAAATTTTAGCTTTTTCTTTAACATTAATagcatttatttatgttgttttattgCATTACAGTGTTGTGCATTATGATGTTGAAGCAGTAGTTGATGGCAAGGTGACTGAGATAACTCCTGAAAATCAGTTTTCTGTCAACCTCAATGCCGATCCTGAAATTAATTGGAATGAACTAGATGATGTTGAAGAAATTAACAACGAGAATAATATGACGCAATTCAGTATTCGGAGTGGTTATTTACTCGAAGATGATATGACAGTACACTTTAGCTCTGAGAATTCTGGGAAAAATGGCAAAGGTTCAACTGACACAATTTATACTTCTAAATCAGATGGTGAAGAAAGTGATGAAGAGAATGCAAGATCAGATGGTGAAGAAAGTGACTATGTTCTTGATGATTATCAGTCAGGTGATGAGACTGGTGATGAATTTGATTCGTCTGATGAGGAAATTGCTGCTTGTGTGAGATATGACACCAATTCAGGTGGATTTGAGTTCACACAAGATGGAGATAACCTTGTTCTACGGCCTGGTCAGTTGTTTGTAGATGTTTATGAGTTTAGGAAGGTGTTGAGGGTATATGCCATCAGAAATGGCTTCAGATTGTATagacttaaaaatgaaaaagccAGAGTGACAGCTAGATGTGCTAAGTCAGGATGTACATGGAGAATTCATGCTAGTCCAAACTGGAACAGCaactcatttcaaattaagaCCCTATGTGATGTTCATACATGTGGTGGGATTGATGATGATAACAGAGAAGCTACTTCAACCTGGATTGCAGCCACTTATCTTCATATCTTCAAGTCAACTCCCGAAGTCAGTGTCAAGTTAATAGCAGCTGAGCTTTTGAAAAAGTATGGCATTGAGTGCAGTGTGCATAGGTTATACAGagcaaaacaaaaagcacTTGAGTTACTTGGCCAAGATCACAAGAAAAGTTACAGCAAACTGAGTAGATACCAACAAGCTTTGATAAAGTATAACCCTGGATCCACAGTAGCTATTGAGAGGGAATTGAATGGAGATACAGCTCACCCAgtatttaaaagatttttcatgATGCTTGATGCAAGTAGGAGAGGTTTTTTTGAAGGCTGTAGACAGTTTGTAGGGGTTGATGGCTGCCATCTAAAAGGGCCATATAAAGGAGTTTTATTGACTGCAGTTGGGATTGATGCTAATTATGGTATATATCCACTAGCCTTATGTGTAGTAGAGAGTGAAAACACTTACTCTTGGGAGTTTTTCATGGAAAAGCTATATGACCAGATTGGTTGTAATGGTGGACAAGGCCTATGTTTCATGAGTGATCGACAAAAAGGAGTGATCAATGCAATTGATAGAGTGTTTCCTAATGCAATCAAAAGATACTGTTGTAGGCATATTTATGCCAATTTCAAGCAAAAGTTTCCTGGCACTTTGTTGAAAAAGGTCTTTTGGAAGGCATGTAGAAGTCCAAACTACTCAGAATTCAGTGAAAGCATTgaggaattaaagaaaatcagcGATGCAGCTCACCGGTGGCTCATGAACATTCCAACTGTATATTGGGCTAAACACACTTTTCCTAACCACACCAAGTGCAATCATGTGACCAATAACATGACTGAATCATTCAATAACTGGATTAACAGTTTTAGAGGCATGCCTATTGTTAGGATGCTCGAAGAGATAAGGAGAAAGATTATGAAACTCATTCATAAAAGGAATGAGGATGCAAAGAAATGGAATGGACATCTACCACCTCTTGTTAGGAGAAAGATTGTGGAAGCAAGAGCTGCAGCGAGAGGTTTAACAGTGATATTTGGTCATGAAAACACCTTCGAAGTGATGGAAGATCTTTGTAAAGTATTCGTAGTAGATTTAGGTAAAAAAACTTGTAATTGTGGGGAATGGCAGATATCCGGCTTACCTTGTAAGCATAGTGTTTGTTCCATTGATGCAAAAAGGCTCAACATTAAAGATTATATCCATAATTATCTGAAATGTCCAGCTTTTATCAACACCTACAAGTATCAATACTTTCCTTTACCTGATGAGAAGATGTGGCCACTGGTTCTACATGATAATTTGCAGCCACCTAT contains:
- the LOC102610957 gene encoding SAGA-associated factor 29 homolog A isoform X1, producing MMSSAPDIADILDKSRELDRLRKEQEDVLLEINKMHKKLHNTPEVIEKPGDNSLTKLKSLYIQAKELSENEVHVSNLLVGQLDALLPSGAMGQQRRRIEGGDQKRKRMKNDSDISRLSPSMRNQLDTCASLKGEQVAARVTAENADKDEWFVVKVMHFDRETKEFEVLDEEPGDDEEGGVQRKYKLHMSFIIPFPKRNDSSIPEFPPGRHVLAVYPGTTALYKATVVSTPRKRKTDDYLLEFDDDEEDGALPQRTVPFHNVVPLPEGHRQ
- the LOC107175632 gene encoding uncharacterized protein LOC107175632, which encodes MSRSEFHRCSKDLNRVVHYDVEAVVDGKVTEITPENQFSVNLNADPEINWNELDDVEEINNENNMTQFSIRSGYLLEDDMTVHFSSENSGKNGKGSTDTIYTSKSDGEESDEENARSDGEESDYVLDDYQSGDETGDEFDSSDEEIAACVRYDTNSGGFEFTQDGDNLVLRPGQLFVDVYEFRKVLRVYAIRNGFRLYRLKNEKARVTARCAKSGCTWRIHASPNWNSNSFQIKTLCDVHTCGGIDDDNREATSTWIAATYLHIFKSTPEVSVKLIAAELLKKYGIECSVHRLYRAKQKALELLGQDHKKSYSKLSRYQQALIKYNPGSTVAIERELNGDTAHPVFKRFFMMLDASRRGFFEGCRQFVGVDGCHLKGPYKGVLLTAVGIDANYGIYPLALCVVESENTYSWEFFMEKLYDQIGCNGGQGLCFMSDRQKGVINAIDRVFPNAIKRYCCRHIYANFKQKFPGTLLKKVFWKACRSPNYSEFSESIEELKKISDAAHRWLMNIPTVYWAKHTFPNHTKCNHVTNNMTESFNNWINSFRGMPIVRMLEEIRRKIMKLIHKRNEDAKKWNGHLPPLVRRKIVEARAAARGLTVIFGHENTFEVMEDLCKVFVVDLGKKTCNCGEWQISGLPCKHSVCSIDAKRLNIKDYIHNYLKCPAFINTYKYQYFPLPDEKMWPLVLHDNLQPPIIIKSVGRPQIKRRKEADEPATFKRSSSVKCSKCEHWGHNKRTCKRTKVVNGEGTSNSNQPITQRVACSALSQPTVHDNGHVTQE
- the LOC102610957 gene encoding SAGA-associated factor 29 homolog A isoform X2 → MMSSAPDIADILDKSRELDRLRKEQEDVLLEINKMHKKLHNTPEVIEKPGDNSLTKLKSLYIQAKELSENEVHVSNLLVGQLDALLPSGAMGQQRRRIGGDQKRKRMKNDSDISRLSPSMRNQLDTCASLKGEQVAARVTAENADKDEWFVVKVMHFDRETKEFEVLDEEPGDDEEGGVQRKYKLHMSFIIPFPKRNDSSIPEFPPGRHVLAVYPGTTALYKATVVSTPRKRKTDDYLLEFDDDEEDGALPQRTVPFHNVVPLPEGHRQ